The following are from one region of the Gemmatimonadaceae bacterium genome:
- a CDS encoding M20/M25/M40 family metallo-hydrolase, with the protein MRTKFLLVSCAIALGACAGDKAPIAAANGADDAAMAPALASITADGLMAHTKALGDDSLEGRGPATPGEDKAVAYLMNQFKQLGLTSGNPDGSFVQDVTLLGFTAHPDASFTVGSRVIPLSFPTDFVAVSRHDKPIIDVNAEMVFVGYGVEAPEYGWDDYKGLDVKGKVLVMLVNDPAVPDPADSTKLDAAMFKGNAMTYYGRWTYKYEIATAKGAAGAILIHETGPAGYPYEVVSGSWGRENFDIAQPEATNTRVMVESWITQPRAEELLKATGKDFAQLKAAAKRKDFKPVPLGASVKFHVRNDTRTVKSRNVVATLKGSDAARKNEYIIYTAHWDHLGRDTTIKGDQIFNGALDNASGCATLLELAKAYTKLASRPARSVMFIALTGEEKGLIGAKYFAEHPLVPLDHVLANINMDGFNQWGKTSDVVVVGFGNSTLEDVLADVLKPAGRTLAPEPEPEKGYYFRSDHFEFAKQGVPALYLEAGTRFIGKDSTYGRTKRDEYTTKDYHKPSDEVKPDWDLSGAVDDARALFQVGYRVTSASEWPTWKPGTEFKARRDSVMAAKK; encoded by the coding sequence GCGATGGCGCCGGCACTGGCCTCCATCACCGCCGATGGGCTGATGGCCCACACGAAGGCCCTCGGTGATGACTCCCTGGAAGGCCGAGGACCGGCCACGCCGGGCGAAGACAAGGCGGTTGCCTATTTGATGAACCAGTTCAAGCAACTGGGACTCACGTCCGGCAATCCCGACGGCTCGTTCGTGCAAGACGTCACGCTGCTCGGGTTCACCGCGCATCCGGATGCGTCGTTCACCGTTGGCAGCCGCGTCATCCCGCTGTCGTTCCCCACCGATTTCGTCGCCGTGTCACGACACGACAAACCCATTATCGATGTCAACGCCGAGATGGTATTCGTGGGTTATGGCGTCGAGGCACCGGAGTATGGTTGGGACGACTACAAGGGGCTGGACGTGAAAGGCAAGGTGCTCGTGATGCTGGTGAACGATCCGGCCGTTCCCGACCCTGCCGACTCGACCAAACTGGACGCCGCGATGTTCAAGGGCAACGCCATGACGTACTACGGGCGTTGGACGTACAAGTACGAGATCGCGACGGCAAAGGGGGCCGCTGGTGCCATCCTCATTCACGAGACCGGTCCGGCTGGCTACCCCTACGAGGTGGTGAGTGGCAGTTGGGGGCGCGAGAACTTCGACATCGCGCAACCGGAAGCCACCAACACCCGCGTGATGGTGGAATCGTGGATCACGCAGCCGCGTGCCGAAGAACTGCTCAAGGCCACGGGCAAGGATTTCGCGCAACTGAAAGCCGCAGCGAAGCGAAAGGATTTCAAGCCCGTGCCACTGGGCGCTTCGGTGAAATTCCATGTGCGCAACGACACGCGCACCGTGAAATCACGCAATGTCGTAGCCACGCTGAAAGGCAGCGATGCGGCGCGCAAGAATGAGTACATCATCTACACCGCGCACTGGGACCACCTTGGTCGTGACACCACCATCAAGGGCGACCAGATCTTCAACGGGGCGCTGGACAACGCATCAGGTTGTGCCACGCTGCTGGAATTGGCCAAGGCGTACACGAAACTCGCCAGCCGTCCCGCGCGGTCGGTGATGTTCATCGCGCTGACCGGCGAAGAGAAAGGGCTGATTGGCGCCAAGTATTTCGCCGAGCATCCGCTGGTTCCGTTGGATCATGTCCTGGCCAACATCAACATGGACGGCTTCAATCAGTGGGGAAAGACGAGCGACGTGGTGGTTGTGGGATTCGGCAATAGCACCCTGGAAGACGTGCTCGCCGACGTCCTCAAGCCGGCGGGACGCACGCTGGCTCCCGAACCGGAACCGGAGAAGGGATACTATTTCCGTTCCGACCATTTTGAATTTGCGAAACAAGGTGTGCCGGCGTTGTATCTGGAGGCCGGCACGCGGTTCATCGGCAAGGACTCCACGTACGGCCGTACCAAGCGTGATGAGTACACCACCAAGGACTATCACAAACCCAGTGACGAAGTGAAGCCGGACTGGGACTTGAGCGGCGCCGTCGACGACGCGCGCGCGTTGTTCCAGGTGGGCTATCGCGTCACAAGCGCCAGCGAGTGGCCCACCTGGAAACCAGGCACGGAATTCAAGGCGCGCCGCGACTCGGTGATGGCGGCAAAGAAGTAG
- the dps gene encoding DNA starvation/stationary phase protection protein Dps translates to MASSTSLVTTNTSKTPFATRVDLPANTRAALGMILNERLADFLDLERQAKQAHWNVKGPRFMPLHVLFDDVAALAVGWSDDLAERAVQLGCVAEGTVQAIAAHSELPTCPLNAAGADEWVHVVAEALAFCANAARADIAEAEAAEDAVTTDLLTRITGEADKQLWFVESHLQA, encoded by the coding sequence ATGGCGTCCTCCACGTCGCTCGTCACCACCAACACCAGCAAGACGCCGTTTGCCACGCGTGTTGACCTGCCGGCGAACACGCGGGCGGCGCTGGGGATGATCCTGAACGAACGTCTCGCCGATTTCCTCGATCTCGAGCGTCAGGCGAAACAGGCGCACTGGAATGTGAAGGGGCCGCGATTCATGCCGTTGCATGTGTTGTTCGATGACGTCGCGGCGCTGGCTGTGGGCTGGTCGGATGACCTCGCCGAACGCGCGGTGCAGCTGGGCTGCGTGGCCGAAGGCACCGTGCAAGCGATCGCCGCGCATAGCGAACTGCCCACATGCCCGTTGAACGCGGCCGGTGCCGACGAATGGGTGCACGTGGTGGCCGAGGCGCTCGCCTTCTGCGCCAACGCGGCGCGCGCCGACATCGCCGAGGCCGAAGCGGCCGAAGATGCGGTGACGACCGACCTGCTCACGCGCATCACCGGCGAAGCCGACAAGCAGTTGTGGTTTGTGGAATCACACCTGCAGGCGTAG